One region of Oxalobacteraceae bacterium OTU3CAMAD1 genomic DNA includes:
- a CDS encoding bifunctional alpha/beta hydrolase/class I SAM-dependent methyltransferase, translated as MKAERSLAWNTSESGFACDDGTRLFYRTWRPATPRQDGPQRALVFLHRGHEHSGRIQPLVEQFGFTQDWAFAWDARGHGYSPGERGDAPSFETLVGDFDGFIRHIVATYGIAIENILVVANSVGAVIAATWLHDYAPRVRGVIMAAAAFEIKLYVPLAKPALRFARRFKPELFVTSYIRPGMLTHSPQEAAAYGADPLIAKAISACVLLGLADTAKRIVEDAAAIDTPILMLAAGKDFVVKEGPQQNFYERLSSPLKRYVRLPEAFHALFYEQDTTVALDESRRFVDACFARAPTPGSYYLTADRDSHSARRYAALKAGQSCGALTKAWFGLQRVMLGMMGPVSDGMKIGLRHGFDSGASLDYVYRNQEGGRFVFGKIMDRGYLDAVGWRGIRQRKRQLQRMLEERIAAHQGAAPLRILDVAAGSGRYVLESVKRFQDKNIEVTLRDFTQHNLDQARALAEQLQLNARVEYQLRDAFSPDSYKVAEGQYDIVVVSGLYELFSENAPVSASLQGVFSVLRDGGYLIYTGQPWHPQLDMIALTLTSHRGTPWQMRPRPQAEMDGLVAAAGCQKLATSIGLEGIFTVSLARKPAALVSAG; from the coding sequence ATGAAAGCTGAACGCTCATTGGCATGGAACACCAGCGAATCCGGCTTCGCCTGCGACGACGGCACCCGTCTGTTTTACCGGACATGGCGACCGGCGACCCCGCGCCAGGATGGGCCGCAGCGGGCGCTGGTCTTTCTGCATCGCGGCCACGAGCACTCCGGCCGCATCCAGCCGCTGGTGGAACAGTTCGGCTTTACGCAGGACTGGGCGTTCGCCTGGGATGCGCGCGGCCATGGGTATTCGCCGGGCGAGCGGGGCGACGCGCCCAGCTTCGAGACGTTGGTTGGCGACTTCGACGGCTTTATCCGCCATATCGTCGCCACGTATGGCATCGCCATCGAGAATATTCTTGTTGTGGCCAACAGCGTCGGCGCGGTGATCGCGGCGACCTGGCTGCACGACTACGCGCCACGCGTGCGGGGCGTCATCATGGCGGCGGCCGCATTCGAGATCAAACTGTATGTGCCATTGGCCAAGCCGGCGCTGCGCTTCGCGCGCCGCTTCAAGCCGGAACTGTTCGTCACCAGCTATATCCGGCCCGGCATGCTGACGCACTCGCCGCAAGAGGCGGCCGCCTATGGCGCCGATCCGCTGATCGCCAAGGCCATCTCGGCCTGCGTGCTGCTCGGCCTGGCGGACACGGCCAAACGCATCGTCGAGGACGCCGCCGCCATCGATACGCCCATCCTGATGCTGGCCGCCGGCAAGGACTTCGTCGTGAAGGAGGGGCCGCAGCAAAACTTCTACGAGCGTCTGAGCTCGCCGCTGAAACGCTACGTGCGCCTGCCGGAAGCCTTCCATGCCTTGTTCTACGAGCAGGACACCACGGTGGCGCTGGACGAGAGCCGCCGCTTCGTCGACGCCTGTTTCGCCCGCGCGCCCACCCCCGGGTCGTACTATCTGACCGCCGACCGCGACAGCCACAGCGCGCGCCGCTACGCCGCGCTGAAGGCCGGCCAAAGCTGCGGCGCACTGACCAAGGCCTGGTTCGGACTGCAACGCGTCATGCTCGGAATGATGGGGCCGGTCAGCGACGGCATGAAGATCGGTTTGCGGCACGGCTTCGATTCCGGCGCCTCGCTCGACTACGTCTACCGTAACCAGGAGGGCGGCCGCTTCGTGTTCGGCAAGATCATGGACCGGGGTTACCTTGACGCGGTCGGGTGGCGCGGCATCCGCCAGCGCAAGCGCCAGTTGCAGCGAATGCTGGAGGAGCGCATCGCCGCCCATCAGGGCGCCGCGCCGTTGCGCATCCTCGACGTCGCCGCCGGTTCGGGCCGTTACGTGCTGGAGAGCGTGAAGCGTTTCCAGGACAAGAACATCGAAGTCACTTTACGCGACTTCACCCAGCACAACCTCGACCAGGCGCGCGCGCTGGCGGAGCAGTTGCAATTGAACGCCAGGGTTGAGTACCAACTGCGCGACGCCTTCAGTCCCGACAGCTACAAGGTCGCCGAGGGGCAATACGATATCGTGGTGGTTTCCGGCTTGTATGAACTGTTCAGCGAGAATGCGCCGGTGTCGGCCTCGTTGCAGGGCGTCTTCAGTGTGCTGCGCGATGGCGGCTATCTGATCTACACCGGCCAGCCCTGGCATCCGCAGCTGGACATGATCGCGCTGACCTTGACCAGCCATCGCGGCACGCCGTGGCAGATGCGGCCGCGCCCACAGGCGGAGATGGACGGGCTGGTGGCCGCCGCCGGTTGCCAAAAACTCGCCACCAGCATCGGGCTGGAGGGAATCTTTACGGTGTCGCTGGCGCGGAAGCCCGCAGCGCTTGTTTCAGCCGGTTAA
- a CDS encoding phosphatidate cytidylyltransferase: MQFIMASLGTEILTSLAMLYLLLGMASLSVGWTLRARPQSQLRLQVNSWWLIFPVLTVSLLLHPAGAVLLVLGIGVLALRELMPFGGPRFVSLAAIVLAAVIISTYLRPQAFDVLMPAVLAVQLLLYWRHRAPSMLAWLLWLTLCYSCSFLIRYDSLPLDAHQRLAWLFYLYALTALNDVAQFISGTVFGRHRIAPGISPNKTWQGLAGGVAVSLLLSLLLGRYLHLADARHLALYAVLLSVGGFCGDMMFSAAKRAYGVKDFSQLIPGHGGILDRVDSLVVTAPLLYFLITHLNESTP; this comes from the coding sequence ATGCAATTTATTATGGCCTCGCTCGGCACGGAGATTCTTACTTCGCTGGCGATGCTTTACCTGCTGCTTGGAATGGCTTCGCTCAGCGTCGGCTGGACCTTGCGCGCCAGGCCGCAAAGCCAATTGCGGCTGCAAGTCAACTCCTGGTGGTTGATCTTTCCCGTGCTCACCGTCAGCCTGCTGCTGCATCCGGCCGGCGCCGTCTTGCTGGTGCTGGGCATCGGCGTGCTGGCCCTGCGCGAGCTGATGCCGTTCGGCGGGCCGCGCTTTGTATCGCTGGCGGCCATCGTGCTGGCCGCCGTGATCATATCGACCTATCTGCGACCGCAAGCCTTCGACGTGTTGATGCCGGCCGTGCTGGCGGTCCAGTTGCTGCTGTATTGGCGCCACCGCGCTCCGTCGATGCTGGCTTGGCTGCTGTGGCTGACCTTGTGCTACAGCTGCAGCTTCCTGATCCGCTACGACAGCTTGCCGCTGGATGCGCACCAGCGCCTGGCGTGGCTGTTCTATCTTTACGCGCTGACCGCGCTGAACGACGTTGCCCAGTTCATCAGCGGCACGGTGTTCGGGCGTCATCGCATCGCGCCCGGCATCAGCCCCAACAAGACGTGGCAGGGCCTGGCGGGCGGCGTGGCCGTCAGCTTGCTGCTGTCCCTGCTGCTGGGACGCTATCTGCATCTGGCCGACGCGCGCCATCTGGCGCTGTACGCCGTGCTGCTGTCGGTCGGCGGTTTTTGCGGCGACATGATGTTCTCCGCCGCCAAGCGCGCCTACGGCGTCAAGGATTTTTCACAACTGATTCCGGGACACGGCGGCATTCTCGACCGCGTGGACAGCCTCGTCGTCACCGCGCCCTTGCTGTATTTCCTGATCACCCACCTCAACGAAAGCACCCCATGA
- a CDS encoding carboxy terminal-processing peptidase, with protein sequence MKKQMLLVAMMSALSVQAGAAVPEKAADTPLKPQAGQTQAAVWASRVLGKLHYKAVPLDDAMSEKIFDRYFKSLDSEKLFFTQADVDQYAIVRTRLDDAINGENLSVPFAIFNLYQQRLNERIAYARELVKTAKFEFNSDESYQYDREKAEWTKSEAEVKDLWRKRVKNEWLRLKLAGKDDKSIRETLDKRYENYLIPSRKPTNEDVFQIFMNAYAMSIEPHTNYLGPRAAENFDIAMRLSLEGIGCVLQSRDDYTVVREVVPGSPAGLSGKIKVGDKIVAVAKDEKTPLTEVMGWRLDDVVALIRGPKDSTVKLEIIPADAGPDGKHSFVSLVRQKISMEEQSAKKTIYEVKDGNTKRRVGVIALPTFYQDFEARRKNEKDFKSATRDVARLLAELKKDKVDNVLIDLRNNGGGSLNEAVELTGLFIDKGPVVQQRTADNKVEVESDTNAGMAWDGPMGVLINRGSASASEIFAAAIQDYGRGIIIGEPSFGKGTVQTLFGLDRFSQSEKVKYGELKFTVAQFFRINGGTTQLRGVTPDIKLPTMSDADSFGESSYDNALPWTSIKPAIYIPAGELKEIVPMLDKRHDARVAKDKDFQYLAEDIALVKKQRKENSISLNETVRRKEREQQEARAKLREARLLSNTPGADDPILVPDPKDALNKAISAKPASGKTAPVPKVAGVRGALRSDDGLQGAERSLAAELEAEKAAKAAKDVLLNEAVHILADEVGLLKTDTRMASRVLPYAADPK encoded by the coding sequence ATGAAGAAGCAAATGCTGTTGGTGGCCATGATGTCGGCCCTGTCAGTCCAGGCCGGCGCAGCCGTGCCGGAAAAAGCGGCAGATACCCCACTCAAGCCCCAGGCGGGCCAAACCCAGGCGGCCGTTTGGGCGTCCCGGGTGCTGGGCAAGTTACATTACAAGGCCGTGCCGCTCGACGATGCGATGTCCGAAAAGATCTTCGACCGCTACTTCAAGTCGCTCGACTCCGAAAAGCTGTTCTTCACGCAGGCCGACGTCGACCAGTACGCCATCGTGCGCACCCGTCTCGACGACGCCATCAACGGCGAGAACCTGAGCGTGCCGTTCGCCATCTTCAACCTGTACCAGCAGCGCCTGAACGAGCGCATCGCCTATGCACGCGAGCTGGTCAAGACCGCCAAGTTCGAATTCAACTCCGACGAGAGTTACCAATACGACCGCGAAAAGGCCGAATGGACCAAGAGCGAGGCCGAGGTCAAGGACCTGTGGCGCAAGCGCGTCAAGAACGAGTGGCTGCGCCTGAAACTGGCCGGCAAGGATGACAAGAGCATCCGCGAGACGCTCGACAAGCGCTACGAGAACTACCTGATCCCGTCGCGCAAGCCGACCAACGAGGACGTGTTCCAGATCTTCATGAACGCCTACGCGATGTCGATCGAGCCGCACACCAATTACCTGGGCCCGCGCGCGGCCGAGAACTTCGACATCGCCATGCGCCTGTCGCTCGAGGGCATCGGTTGCGTGCTGCAAAGCCGCGACGACTATACCGTCGTGCGCGAGGTGGTGCCGGGCAGCCCGGCCGGCCTGTCGGGCAAGATCAAGGTCGGCGACAAGATCGTCGCCGTCGCCAAGGACGAGAAAACCCCGCTGACCGAGGTCATGGGCTGGCGCCTGGACGATGTCGTCGCGCTCATTCGCGGGCCCAAGGATTCGACCGTCAAGCTGGAGATCATCCCGGCCGACGCCGGCCCGGACGGCAAGCATTCCTTCGTCTCGCTGGTGCGCCAGAAGATCAGCATGGAAGAGCAGTCGGCCAAGAAGACCATCTACGAGGTCAAGGACGGCAACACCAAGCGCCGCGTCGGCGTCATCGCGCTGCCGACGTTCTACCAGGACTTCGAAGCGCGCCGCAAGAACGAGAAGGACTTCAAGAGCGCCACGCGCGACGTCGCCCGCCTGCTGGCCGAGTTGAAGAAGGATAAGGTCGACAACGTGCTGATCGACCTGCGCAACAACGGCGGCGGTTCGCTCAACGAGGCGGTCGAACTGACCGGCCTGTTCATCGACAAGGGGCCGGTGGTGCAGCAGCGCACCGCCGACAACAAGGTCGAAGTGGAAAGCGACACCAACGCCGGCATGGCGTGGGACGGCCCGATGGGCGTGCTGATCAATCGCGGCTCGGCCTCGGCGTCGGAGATTTTCGCGGCGGCGATCCAGGATTACGGCCGCGGCATCATCATCGGCGAGCCAAGCTTCGGCAAGGGCACCGTGCAAACCCTGTTCGGCCTGGACCGTTTCTCGCAGAGCGAGAAGGTCAAGTACGGCGAGCTGAAGTTCACCGTGGCGCAGTTCTTCCGCATCAACGGCGGCACCACGCAGCTGCGCGGCGTCACGCCGGACATCAAGCTGCCGACGATGTCGGACGCCGATTCCTTCGGCGAATCGAGCTACGACAACGCTTTGCCGTGGACCTCGATCAAGCCGGCGATCTACATTCCGGCCGGCGAGCTGAAGGAAATCGTGCCGATGCTGGACAAACGCCATGACGCCCGCGTCGCCAAGGACAAGGACTTCCAGTACCTGGCCGAGGATATCGCCCTGGTCAAGAAGCAGCGCAAGGAAAACTCGATCTCGCTGAATGAAACCGTGCGCCGCAAGGAGCGCGAGCAGCAAGAGGCGCGCGCCAAGCTGCGCGAGGCCCGTCTGCTGTCCAACACGCCGGGCGCCGATGATCCGATCCTGGTGCCCGATCCGAAGGACGCGCTGAACAAGGCGATTTCGGCCAAGCCTGCCAGCGGCAAGACGGCGCCGGTGCCGAAGGTGGCGGGCGTGCGCGGCGCGCTGCGCAGCGACGACGGCCTGCAAGGCGCCGAACGTTCGCTGGCGGCCGAGCTGGAAGCGGAAAAAGCCGCCAAGGCGGCCAAGGATGTACTGCTGAACGAAGCGGTACACATCCTGGCGGACGAGGTGGGCTTGCTCAAGACCGATACGCGCATGGCATCGCGCGTGTTGCCTTACGCTGCGGATCCGAAGTAA
- a CDS encoding Cache 3/Cache 2 fusion domain-containing protein: MSTFTMNTRNWGVGTKITVFTFALISVILAILLTLINLSTSSMLKERAKSNVANSLNGISNTVEVFNNAMTNEASSFARLFAAGFGAGKFTLDPAAKVEIAGKPTPTLAHDGKALNMDFSIPDKFTSDTGVIATIFAADGEEFVRVSTSLKKENGDRAVGTQLDHAHLSYAPLRAGNSYIGLATLFGKQYITQYDPIKDDGGKVIGVLFIGLDISKNMTMLKEKIKAITIGDTGYIYVLNAAPGKDQGKMLIHRSREGENLFERKSADGRLFIQEMLKAKEGSMLYDWPDADGKEPREKMVEFKTFKDWNWLIVGGTYTEEITREAATLRNTYAALGLTALLIFAGVLFLLVRAVVSRPLGRAEDAATRIAQGDLDVHLEIHNKDEIGLVLRALNGISSNLSNVVGQVRTGAEQITTASSEIASGNLDLSSRTEEQASSLEETAASMEQLSSAVKQNADNAAQANQMALAASGIAAKGGEVVAQVVDTMGSINQSSRKIVDIISVIDGIAFQTNILALNAAVEAARAGEQGRGFAVVASEVRNLAQRSATAAKEIKALIDDSVSKVDIGSRQVEQAGTTMQEVVDSVRRVTDIMSEISSASEEQRAGIGQVHEAIAQMDQVTQQNAALVEEAAAAAHALQDQAHELEQVVRIFNLGSHKAAPALGSDKREYLALK; this comes from the coding sequence ATGAGCACATTTACTATGAATACCCGTAACTGGGGTGTTGGCACAAAGATTACCGTTTTCACGTTCGCGCTGATCAGCGTGATCCTCGCAATCCTGCTGACCCTGATTAATCTGAGCACCTCCTCCATGCTCAAGGAACGCGCCAAGTCCAACGTCGCCAACTCCCTCAACGGCATCAGCAACACCGTCGAGGTGTTCAACAACGCCATGACCAACGAGGCGTCGAGCTTCGCGCGCCTGTTCGCCGCGGGCTTCGGCGCCGGCAAGTTCACGCTCGATCCGGCCGCCAAGGTCGAGATCGCCGGCAAGCCGACACCGACCCTGGCCCACGACGGCAAGGCGCTCAACATGGACTTCAGCATCCCCGACAAGTTCACCAGCGACACCGGCGTCATCGCCACTATCTTCGCCGCCGATGGCGAAGAGTTCGTGCGCGTGAGCACCTCGCTGAAGAAGGAAAACGGCGACCGCGCCGTCGGCACCCAGCTCGACCACGCCCACCTGAGCTACGCCCCCCTGCGCGCCGGCAACAGCTACATCGGCCTGGCCACCCTGTTCGGCAAGCAGTACATTACCCAGTACGACCCGATCAAGGACGACGGCGGCAAGGTCATCGGCGTGCTGTTCATCGGTCTCGACATCTCCAAGAACATGACGATGCTCAAGGAAAAAATCAAGGCCATCACCATCGGCGATACCGGCTATATCTACGTGCTGAACGCGGCGCCGGGCAAGGACCAGGGCAAGATGCTGATCCACCGCTCGCGCGAAGGCGAAAACCTGTTCGAGCGCAAGAGCGCCGACGGCCGCCTGTTCATCCAGGAAATGCTCAAGGCCAAGGAAGGCAGCATGCTCTACGACTGGCCGGACGCCGACGGCAAGGAGCCGCGCGAGAAAATGGTCGAATTCAAGACCTTCAAGGATTGGAACTGGCTTATCGTCGGCGGCACCTACACCGAGGAAATCACCCGCGAGGCCGCGACCTTGCGCAACACCTACGCCGCGCTCGGCCTGACCGCGCTGCTGATCTTCGCCGGCGTGCTGTTCCTGCTGGTGCGCGCCGTGGTTTCGCGTCCGCTGGGCCGCGCCGAGGATGCGGCCACCCGCATCGCCCAGGGCGACCTGGACGTGCATCTGGAAATCCACAACAAGGATGAAATCGGCCTGGTGCTGCGCGCCCTGAACGGCATCAGCAGCAACCTGTCGAACGTCGTCGGCCAGGTGCGCACCGGCGCCGAGCAGATCACCACCGCCTCGAGCGAAATCGCCAGCGGCAACCTGGACCTGTCGTCGCGCACCGAGGAACAGGCGTCGAGCCTGGAAGAGACCGCCGCGTCGATGGAGCAGCTCAGCAGCGCCGTCAAGCAAAACGCCGACAACGCCGCCCAGGCCAACCAGATGGCGCTGGCCGCCTCGGGCATCGCCGCCAAGGGTGGCGAGGTCGTCGCGCAAGTGGTCGACACGATGGGTTCGATCAACCAATCGTCGCGCAAGATCGTCGACATCATCTCGGTCATCGACGGCATCGCCTTCCAGACCAACATCCTGGCGCTGAACGCGGCCGTCGAAGCGGCCCGCGCCGGCGAACAAGGCCGCGGCTTCGCGGTCGTCGCCTCCGAGGTGCGCAACCTGGCGCAGCGCTCGGCCACCGCCGCCAAGGAAATCAAGGCGCTGATCGACGACTCCGTCAGCAAGGTCGACATCGGCAGCCGCCAGGTCGAACAGGCCGGCACGACGATGCAGGAAGTGGTCGACAGCGTGCGCCGCGTGACCGACATCATGTCCGAGATCAGCAGCGCCAGCGAAGAGCAGCGCGCCGGCATCGGCCAGGTGCACGAAGCGATCGCCCAGATGGACCAGGTCACGCAGCAGAACGCCGCGCTGGTGGAAGAAGCGGCCGCCGCAGCGCACGCGCTGCAAGACCAGGCGCACGAACTGGAGCAGGTGGTGCGCATCTTCAACCTGGGCAGCCACAAAGCCGCGCCGGCACTCGGCAGCGACAAGCGGGAATATCTGGCGCTGAAGTAA
- a CDS encoding TonB-dependent receptor produces the protein MPPTATVTVTAKKEAVIKKLDKTVYDVSDMPRAANGTTQDVLQSTPEVSVSADGQISVKGNAQVTVLINGKPTAMMSGSADERATALQTMSGADVASVEVITNPSAAYNANGGAILNIVLKRNRKPGARAQIQGSAADHGLWNVGASGDVTNKNISVHGSLALRHDGTDKIRESTVDWTNPFTGETRRTRQTSEVFVRRTVQSAGLGVDYALSETDSLSLSTKYNERRSRPVFDVLNENRSGAGETVYHRISTGPNEQSDGSASLNYSHQDGGTALKAMLQHSDTKGLIDKSYRDVFVSPVRPTDYSRGATRLTRRLNQATLDWSRPSEYGKLGMGLDIQDKVDNIDNYQASIDAATGAETPDPATTNGYAVTSTVSAAYLTDHITHGKWEALLGGRAERMALRVRPAGGIAQTRHWQAFNPSLHLRYAMSDKTDLTLSYRRSLQMPDPRDLNPFTTYVDAQNLSRGNPALRPQQLTSWEIGTDTSAAQFTTSLNAFYRTSGNTVTDARSFADNVIVTSKQNGGQASSTGLTGAVTWTPDAKLRLGMDGGAYRVTLRTPDLSGLVRQNDIAGYINLRAAYSAAQDNLSLDAHGQSAGISPLGRFGATSSVNLSWKHAMTSTLSLTVNANDIFDGGRRTYTTDTSTFRQAGFDHFVARRLYVGLVKKIE, from the coding sequence TTGCCCCCGACAGCGACGGTCACCGTCACAGCCAAAAAAGAAGCGGTCATCAAAAAACTCGACAAGACCGTCTATGACGTGTCGGACATGCCGAGGGCGGCAAATGGCACCACCCAGGATGTTTTGCAATCGACACCCGAGGTATCGGTGTCGGCCGACGGGCAAATTTCGGTCAAAGGCAATGCGCAGGTCACGGTCCTGATCAACGGCAAGCCGACGGCGATGATGTCCGGGTCGGCCGATGAACGGGCGACGGCGCTGCAGACCATGAGCGGCGCCGACGTCGCCAGCGTGGAAGTGATCACCAATCCGTCCGCCGCCTACAACGCCAATGGTGGCGCCATCCTCAATATCGTGTTGAAGCGCAACCGCAAGCCCGGGGCCCGCGCCCAGATACAGGGCAGCGCAGCGGATCACGGCCTGTGGAACGTGGGCGCGTCGGGCGACGTGACCAACAAGAACATCAGCGTGCACGGCAGCCTGGCGCTGCGCCACGACGGCACGGACAAAATCCGCGAATCGACGGTGGACTGGACTAATCCCTTCACCGGCGAGACGCGGCGAACACGGCAGACGTCGGAAGTCTTCGTCCGCCGCACCGTCCAAAGCGCGGGCCTGGGCGTCGACTACGCTCTCAGCGAAACCGACAGCCTGAGCCTGTCGACGAAATATAACGAGCGCCGCTCGCGTCCCGTGTTCGACGTGCTCAACGAGAACCGTAGCGGCGCCGGCGAGACCGTCTATCACCGCATCTCCACCGGCCCCAACGAGCAGTCCGACGGCAGCGCCAGCCTGAACTACAGCCATCAGGACGGCGGCACGGCGCTCAAGGCGATGCTCCAGCACAGCGATACGAAGGGCTTGATCGACAAGTCCTACCGCGACGTGTTCGTTTCACCGGTGCGCCCCACGGACTACAGTCGCGGCGCCACCAGGTTGACGCGCCGCCTGAATCAGGCCACCCTCGACTGGAGCCGCCCGTCGGAGTACGGCAAGCTGGGCATGGGCCTGGATATCCAGGACAAAGTCGACAACATCGACAACTATCAGGCGTCCATCGATGCCGCGACAGGCGCGGAGACACCCGATCCCGCCACCACCAACGGCTATGCCGTGACGTCCACCGTATCGGCCGCTTATCTGACCGACCATATCACGCACGGCAAATGGGAAGCGCTGCTGGGCGGACGGGCGGAGCGGATGGCGCTACGCGTGCGTCCGGCGGGAGGCATCGCGCAAACGCGGCATTGGCAGGCGTTCAACCCCAGCCTCCACCTGCGATATGCCATGAGCGACAAGACCGACCTGACGCTCAGCTACCGCCGCAGCCTGCAGATGCCCGATCCGCGCGATCTCAACCCGTTCACCACCTATGTCGATGCGCAAAACCTGAGCCGTGGCAACCCCGCCCTGAGGCCGCAACAACTGACGTCCTGGGAGATCGGCACCGATACGAGCGCCGCGCAATTCACCACCAGTCTTAACGCCTTCTATCGCACCAGCGGCAATACGGTGACCGATGCGCGCAGTTTCGCCGACAATGTGATCGTCACCTCGAAGCAGAACGGCGGACAGGCCAGCTCTACCGGACTCACCGGCGCAGTCACCTGGACGCCGGACGCCAAGCTGCGGTTGGGCATGGATGGCGGCGCCTATCGCGTGACGCTTCGGACGCCGGACCTCTCCGGTCTCGTGCGCCAAAACGACATCGCCGGCTACATCAACCTGAGGGCGGCGTACAGCGCCGCACAGGACAACCTGTCGCTCGACGCGCATGGCCAGTCGGCGGGCATCTCCCCGCTCGGCCGGTTTGGCGCCACCAGCAGCGTCAATCTGAGCTGGAAGCACGCGATGACCAGCACGCTGAGCCTGACCGTCAACGCCAACGATATTTTCGATGGCGGCAGGCGCACCTATACGACCGACACCAGCACCTTCCGCCAGGCCGGATTCGACCATTTCGTCGCGCGGCGACTCTACGTGGGCCTGGTAAAAAAGATCGAGTGA
- a CDS encoding DUF2946 family protein, with amino-acid sequence MGNLFKHRRRTSLIVCIAILLNLLTPALGQAMSTLLRDPLTLDICSATPAKRTQDMPAAGMKHCVFCATHATPAAPPPSIPVLVALLDGHDVYPSLEYLSPSPLAAWSGAKPRGPPSLS; translated from the coding sequence ATGGGTAACCTCTTCAAACACCGGCGCCGCACCAGCCTGATCGTCTGCATTGCGATCTTGCTGAACTTGTTGACGCCGGCGCTCGGCCAAGCGATGTCGACGCTGCTGCGCGATCCGCTGACGCTGGACATTTGCAGCGCCACCCCGGCCAAGCGCACGCAGGACATGCCGGCCGCCGGCATGAAGCATTGCGTGTTTTGCGCGACCCACGCGACGCCGGCCGCGCCGCCGCCATCCATCCCGGTTCTGGTCGCGCTGCTCGACGGCCATGACGTCTATCCATCCCTCGAGTATCTGTCGCCCTCCCCGCTGGCCGCCTGGTCCGGCGCCAAGCCACGCGGCCCGCCGTCGCTGTCCTGA
- a CDS encoding SCO family protein — MQRRYFISTLAAMLVTVAPSMAAPAFNGIDVTGAAIGPDYQLFYADGKPASLRDFKGKYVMLFFGFTQCPDVCPTALSRAVEIKRLLGADGNKLQIVFATVDPERDTGPLLAEYMRAFDPTFVSVRGNLAQTAKAAADFKIFYRKVPSGSSYTMDHTAITYVFDADSKIRLAFKHDQPAQQCADDLRKLMAPARPTSFLKGLFQ; from the coding sequence ATGCAACGACGATATTTCATTTCCACGCTCGCGGCCATGCTGGTCACGGTCGCGCCAAGCATGGCCGCACCGGCCTTTAACGGCATCGACGTCACCGGCGCCGCCATCGGCCCGGACTACCAGCTGTTTTACGCCGACGGCAAGCCGGCCTCGCTGCGCGACTTCAAAGGCAAATACGTGATGCTGTTCTTCGGCTTCACGCAATGCCCGGACGTCTGCCCGACGGCGCTGTCGCGCGCCGTCGAAATCAAACGCCTGCTGGGCGCCGACGGCAACAAGCTGCAAATCGTCTTCGCCACCGTCGACCCCGAACGCGACACCGGACCGCTGCTGGCCGAATACATGCGCGCCTTCGATCCGACCTTCGTCAGCGTGCGCGGCAACCTCGCGCAGACCGCCAAGGCCGCCGCCGACTTCAAGATCTTTTATCGCAAGGTCCCCAGCGGCAGCTCGTACACGATGGACCACACCGCCATCACCTACGTGTTCGACGCCGACAGCAAGATCCGGCTCGCCTTCAAACATGACCAACCAGCCCAGCAATGCGCGGACGACCTGCGCAAACTGATGGCTCCCGCACGACCAACCAGCTTCCTGAAAGGACTATTCCAATGA
- a CDS encoding copper chaperone PCu(A)C, with product MKKLLSLLLLAALPALAQVTVGEPWVRATVAAQKATGAFMTLTSTQGAKLVGASSPAAGVVEMHEMKMVDDVMRMREVTALELPAGKAVKLSPGGYHLMLLDLKQPLKEGATVPLTLEIENAQKVRSKIVVDAPVKPLNTAAMHH from the coding sequence ATGAAAAAACTGCTCTCCCTGCTGCTGCTCGCAGCCCTCCCCGCCCTGGCCCAGGTGACCGTCGGCGAACCGTGGGTGCGCGCCACCGTCGCCGCGCAAAAAGCCACCGGCGCCTTCATGACCCTGACTTCGACGCAAGGCGCCAAGCTGGTCGGCGCCAGCTCGCCGGCCGCCGGCGTGGTCGAAATGCATGAAATGAAAATGGTCGACGATGTGATGCGCATGCGCGAAGTCACCGCGCTGGAGCTGCCGGCCGGCAAAGCGGTCAAGCTCAGCCCCGGCGGCTACCACCTGATGTTGCTGGATTTGAAGCAACCGCTGAAGGAAGGGGCCACTGTGCCCTTGACCTTGGAGATAGAAAACGCGCAGAAGGTGCGCAGCAAGATCGTGGTGGACGCGCCGGTCAAGCCGCTCAATACGGCAGCCATGCACCACTAG